The Haloplanus salinarum genome includes a region encoding these proteins:
- a CDS encoding NUDIX hydrolase encodes MNDGEDHDWPVLESVTEYETGWYTGGYDLVEQPDGSTKRYYWAELPPAAVVVAVAEGSLLFVEQYRPTIRETHLELPAGIVESGESFTTAAARELREETGFVPDSTALLQEFWTCTGVLRHRRGIVFAEGLTPADRDLDGNEFLTPRPVPVEEALDVARRQPTNDATVEGVLLAREEGLL; translated from the coding sequence GTGAACGACGGCGAGGACCACGACTGGCCGGTGCTCGAGTCGGTCACCGAGTACGAGACCGGCTGGTACACCGGCGGCTACGACCTGGTGGAACAGCCCGACGGCTCGACCAAACGCTACTACTGGGCGGAACTCCCACCCGCCGCCGTCGTCGTCGCCGTCGCCGAGGGGTCCCTCCTCTTCGTCGAACAGTACCGGCCGACGATCCGCGAGACCCACCTCGAACTCCCCGCGGGCATCGTCGAGTCCGGCGAATCCTTCACGACGGCCGCGGCGCGCGAACTCCGCGAGGAGACGGGCTTCGTTCCGGACTCGACCGCGCTCCTCCAGGAGTTCTGGACCTGTACCGGCGTCCTCCGACACCGCCGCGGCATCGTCTTCGCCGAGGGGCTGACCCCCGCCGACCGCGACCTCGACGGCAACGAGTTCCTCACCCCCCGTCCCGTCCCCGTCGAGGAGGCCCTCGACGTGGCCCGCCGTCAGCCGACCAACGACGCCACGGTCGAGGGTGTCCTGCTGGCCCGGGAGGAAGGACTGCTGTGA